Proteins from a genomic interval of Medicago truncatula cultivar Jemalong A17 chromosome 3, MtrunA17r5.0-ANR, whole genome shotgun sequence:
- the LOC25489805 gene encoding uncharacterized protein, which translates to MQMSRTKCGGCSQRITQLHQFFLRHPFISAPPPPLHHSSKLLSTPHPKSILSSFLHSPPILHPPSRIGVFRFFSSKPPLNLGFKAKKVLEKPTSAVTSAFTRYREAMVLQLEAFFKRNNLFLFGAAGVVLCAILWRIMFGIANTFVVLSEGMAKYGFLSLSAAIVAFTGLYIRSRHTINPDKVYRMAMTRLNTSAQILEVMGAPLTGTDLRAYVMSGGGITLKKIKPSLRSKRCFLIFPIKGSERKGLVNVEVKKKQGKYDMKLLAVDVPMASGPDQRLYLIGNEKEYTVGGGLISDLRDPVVKAMAATKEFDDLDEIEDEEDAERERQEVERKHREEVAKVENSGTKQ; encoded by the exons ATGCAAATGTCAAGAACAAAATGCGGTGGTTGTTCACAACGAATCACCCAACTTCACCAATTCTTCCTCCGCCACCCTTTCATTTCCGCACCCCCTCCACCACTTCACCACTCTTCAAAATTACTATCCACACCCCACCCTAAATCCATCCTCTCTTCCTTCCTCCATTCACCCCCAATTTTGCACCCTCCCAGTCGTATCGGCGTTTTCAGATTCTTCTCTTCAAAGCCACCACTGAACCTCGGTTTCAAGGCCAAGAAGGTTCTGGAGAAACCTACGTCTGCGGTCACCTCTGCTTTCACGCGGTACCGTGAGGCCATGGTTTTGCAACTTGAGGCTTTCTTCAAAAGGAATAACCTTTTTCTGTTTGGTGCTGCTGGGGTTGTTCTTTGTGCTATTCTTTGGAGGATTATGTTTGGTATTGCTAATACTTTTGTTGTTCTTTCTGAAGGCATGGCTAAGTATGGTTTCTTATCCCTTTCTGCTGCTATTGTTGCTTTTACT GGTTTGTATATTCGCTCAAGGCACACGATCAACCCTGATAAAGTTTATAGAATGGCCATGACAAGACTTAACACATCTGCTCAGATTCTTGAAGTTATGGGTGCCCCCCTTACAGGAACTGATTTAAGAGCCTATGTGATGTCAGGGGGTGGCATTACGTTAAAGAAAATCAAGCCAAGTCTTAGGAGCAAGCGTTGTTTTCTCATTTTCCCCATAAAAGGTTCTGAGAGAAAGGGTCTAGTCAATGTTGAAGTCAAGAAAAAACAGGGCAAG TATGATATGAAGCTGCTAGCCGTTGATGTTCCCATGGCTTCTGGCCCAGACCAGCGTTTGTATTTGATTGGAAATGAAAAAGAGTACACGGTTGGTGGGGGACTGATATCTGATCTAAGAGACCCTGTGGTGAAAGCAATGGCAGCAACCAAAGAATTTGATGATCTTGATGAGATTGAGGATGAGGAGGATGCCGAAAGAGAGCGTCAGGAGGTTGAACGAAAGCATCGAGAAGAAGTTGCGAAGGTTGAAAATAGTGGTACCAAGCAATGA
- the LOC25489807 gene encoding probable inactive receptor kinase At5g58300 gives MKLQLSNVSLVLLISTLSLFGLIVSAADLNSDRQALLEFASAVPHAPRLNWNESSSICTSWVGVTCNSNHTRVVGIHLPGIGLTGSIPENTIGKLDALRVLSLHSNGLGGNLPSNILSIPSLQFAHLQKNNFSGLIPSSVSPKLVALDISFNSFSGSIPSAFQNLRRLTWFYLQNNSISGPIPDFNLPSLKYLNLSNNKLNGSIPNSIKTFPSSAFVGNSLLCGPPLLNYCSSISPSPSPSPASTQIQKATVAHKKSFGVAAILALVIGGIAFLSLLALVFFLCFLKKKNNKRSGILKGKSSSCAGKAEVSKSFGSGVQAAEKNKLFFFEGSSYTFDLEDLLKASAEVLGKGSYGTAYKAVLEEGVTMVVKRLKEVMVGKKEFEQQLDIVGRIGRHPNVMPLRAYYYSKDEKLLVYSYMPEGSLFFLLHGNKGAGRTPFDWNSRVKVALGAAKGIAFIHTEGGQKFTHGNIKSTNVLITEEFDSCISDVGLPPLMNAPATMSRTNGYRAPEVTDSKKITQKSDVYSFGVLLLELLTGKVPMRYPGYEDVVDLPRWVRSVVREEWTAEVFDEELLRGQYVEEEMVQMLQIALACVAKTPDMRPRMDEAVRMIEEIKNPEFKNRTSSESEYSNVQTP, from the exons ATGAAGCTACAACTATCTAATGTTTCTCTTGTTCTATTAATCTCCACACTGTCTCTCTTTGGCTTGATTGTATCTGCTGCTGACTTGAACTCTGACCGACAAGCTCTATTGGAGTTTGCTTCTGCTGTTCCACATGCTCCAAGGCTCAACTGGAACGAATCTTCTTCAATCTGTACCTCATGGGTTGGTGTGACTTGCAACTCAAATCATACTCGTGTCGTAGGTATCCATCTTCCAGGAATTGGACTAACCGGTTCGATTCCGGAGAACACAATAGGAAAACTAGATGCTCTAAGAGTTCTCAGTCTTCATTCCAATGGTCTTGGAGGGAACCTTCCTTCTAACATCCTCTCAATTCCTTCACTCCAATTTGCACACCTGCAGAAAAACAACTTCTCAGGTCTAATTCCTTCTTCTGTCTCTCCTAAACTAGTTGCATTGGATATTTCCTTTAACTCCTTCTCTGGAAGCATACCATCTGCATTTCAGAACCTTAGAAGACTCACTTGGTTTTATCTCCAAAACAATTCTATATCTGGACCTATCCCTGACTTCAACCTTCCAAGTCTCAAATACTTGAATTTGAGCAATAATAAATTGAATGGATCAATTCCAAATTCTATCAAAACATTCCCTTCTTCTGCTTTTGTCGGAAACTCTCTCTTATGTGGTCCACCTCTTCTTAATTATTGCTCTTCAATCTCCCCTTCTCCATCTCCTTCCCCTGCATCCACACAAATCCAGAAAGCTACTGTCGCTCATAAGAAAAGCTTTGGCGTAGCTGCTATACTTGCTTTAGTCATTGGAGGAATTGCATTCCTCTCTCTACTAGCTTTAGTGTTCTTTCTATgctttttgaagaagaaaaacaataaaagaagtGGCATTCTGAAAGGAAAATCTTCATCTTGTGCTGGAAAAGCTGAAGTTTCAAAGAGTTTTGGGAGTGGAGTGCAAGCTGCTGAAAAGAACAagctatttttctttgaaggttCATCTTATACCTTTGACCTTGAGGATTTACTAAAGGCCTCAGCTGAAGTTCTTGGAAAAGGGAGCTATGGTACAGCATACAAGGCTGTTTTGGAGGAGGGAGTGACAATGGTAGTtaaaaggttgaaggaagttATGGTAGGAAAGAAGGAGTTTGAACAACAGTTGGATATTGTTGGGAGAATCGGACGCCATCCAAATGTTATGCCACTTCGAGCTTATTACTACTCCAAAGATGAGAAACTTTTGGTTTACAGTTACATGCCAGAAGGCAGCTTGTTTTTCTTGTTGCATG GAAACAAGGGTGCAGGAAGAACACCATTTGACTGGAATTCAAGAGTGAAGGTTGCACTTGGAGCAGCTAAAGGAATTGCTTTCATTCATACCGAAGGGGGCCAAAAATTTACACATGGAAACATCAAATCAACCAATGTACTaataacagaagaatttgataGCTGCATTTCTGATGTTGGATTACCACCTCTGATGAATGCACCAGCAACCATGTCAAGAACCAATGGATATAGAGCTCCAGAAGTAACAGATTCCAAAAAGATCACACAGAAGTCCGACGTATACAGCTTTGGCGTGCTGCTACTCGAATTGCTAACAGGAAAGGTTCCAATGAGATATCCGGGTTATGAGGATGTTGTTGATCTTCCAAGATGGGTTAGATCTGTTGTGAGAGAGGAATGGACAGCTGAAGTATTTGACGAAGAACTTCTTAGAGGACAATATGTCGAAGAGGAAATGGTGCAGATGCTTCAGATTGCACTTGCATGTGTGGCTAAGACACCAGATATGAGGCCTAGAATGGATGAAGCTGTTAGAATGATTGAGGAAATTAAAAATCCTGAGTTTAAGAACAGAACATCCTCTGAATCTGAATATTCTAATGTGCAGACACCATAA